The Endozoicomonas montiporae CL-33 genome contains a region encoding:
- the amrA gene encoding AmmeMemoRadiSam system protein A, whose amino-acid sequence MELSLPQQKELLRFARKAIADSCRQGLPPEAPADDLPALFYEPRATFVTLQKQGNLRGCIGSLQVRRPLIEDIIHNAFAAAFRDPRFHPVAEAELNEIDIEISILSPLSGMNISSEDDLLQQLIPGQDGLVIENAHYSATFLPQVWEQLPQPKQFLQHLKQKAGMPVNEWPDDMKCFRYSCFKFKEK is encoded by the coding sequence ATGGAACTGAGCTTACCTCAACAAAAAGAACTGCTCCGCTTTGCCCGAAAAGCCATAGCTGACAGCTGTCGGCAAGGGCTTCCTCCGGAAGCACCTGCCGATGACCTTCCTGCACTGTTCTACGAACCCCGAGCAACCTTTGTCACCCTGCAAAAACAGGGCAACCTGCGCGGTTGTATCGGGTCATTGCAAGTCAGGCGCCCCCTGATTGAAGACATCATCCACAACGCTTTTGCGGCGGCCTTTCGCGACCCGCGCTTTCATCCGGTGGCTGAAGCAGAGCTGAACGAGATAGACATCGAAATTTCCATTCTCAGTCCATTGTCGGGAATGAACATAAGTTCTGAGGACGACCTGCTCCAACAACTGATTCCCGGTCAGGACGGTCTGGTGATAGAAAATGCTCATTACTCAGCAACGTTTTTGCCTCAGGTCTGGGAGCAACTACCTCAACCAAAACAGTTTTTACAGCACTTAAAACAGAAAGCTGGTATGCCAGTGAATGAATGGCCGGACGATATGAAGTGTTTTCGTTATTCTTGTTTTAAATTTAAAGAGAAGTGA
- the amrB gene encoding AmmeMemoRadiSam system protein B → MTVRQPAVAGAFYPDDPNILQKVVFNMLQEADQRDLSPKALIVPHAGYIYSGPVAASAYQLLEPYRDNIRRVVLLGPSHQVAFEGLALPDADHFMTPLGSVHLDRPAMAALGRFSQVQVLPLAHSMEHSLEVQLPFLQSCLDQFSLVPLVVGQASALAVAEVIDFLWGQDDTLIIISSDLSHYHSYEEAQRRDNLTVKAIEQLTTDLTGGQACGCSPINGMLKVAQRRGMEVQTLDVRNSGDTAGDKKRVVGYGAFAIQ, encoded by the coding sequence ATGACCGTTCGCCAACCTGCTGTGGCCGGGGCTTTCTACCCTGACGACCCAAACATACTTCAGAAAGTCGTTTTCAATATGCTTCAGGAAGCCGACCAGCGCGACCTGTCTCCCAAAGCACTGATTGTTCCCCATGCCGGTTATATTTATTCCGGCCCGGTTGCTGCCAGTGCTTATCAATTACTGGAACCCTACCGTGACAATATTCGTCGGGTGGTATTGCTCGGCCCTTCACATCAGGTGGCTTTTGAAGGGCTTGCACTTCCGGATGCAGATCATTTCATGACGCCGCTGGGCAGTGTTCATCTGGACAGACCGGCCATGGCAGCTCTTGGCCGGTTCAGTCAGGTTCAGGTACTCCCACTGGCTCATTCCATGGAGCACAGTCTGGAAGTACAGCTGCCATTTCTACAGTCCTGCCTCGACCAGTTCAGTCTTGTTCCGCTTGTAGTGGGTCAGGCTTCCGCTCTGGCAGTAGCAGAAGTGATTGATTTTCTCTGGGGTCAGGACGATACATTAATTATCATCAGCTCCGATCTCAGCCATTACCATAGTTACGAAGAAGCTCAGCGTCGGGATAACCTGACGGTAAAAGCCATCGAACAGCTGACAACAGACCTGACCGGTGGGCAGGCTTGTGGTTGCAGCCCTATTAATGGCATGCTGAAAGTAGCCCAGAGACGGGGCATGGAAGTACAAACACTGGATGTCCGCAACTCTGGTGATACCGCTGGGGACAAGAAGCGTGTGGTGGGTTATGGCGCCTTTGCCATTCAGTGA